One genomic window of Aquisalimonas sp. 2447 includes the following:
- a CDS encoding flagellar basal body P-ring protein FlgI yields the protein MLALVLAWTGTSLQAQNWTGERIKDLASVAGVRDNQLVGYGLVVGLDGTGDQTTQTPFTVQSIRSMLSAQGVQVPPDVNFQTENVAAVMVTADLPAFARSGQEVDVTVASIGNADSLRGGALLMTPLRGADGEVYAMAQGNLTVSGFGAEGADGSSITVNIPSAGRIPNGATVEREVSSPFNTGNTIELNLNTGDFTTARRVADAINEELGPETARAEDATQISVQAPQDPDQRVGFMAYLEDIRVEPGEAPARVIVNSRSGTVVVGSEVRVRQAAVTHGSLTVTITEDFDVDQPPPFTDGQPVITPDTDIQVEQEDNPMFLFGPGVRLEEIVESVNRVGAAPGDLVAILEALKQAGALRAELVVI from the coding sequence ATGCTTGCCCTGGTCCTGGCCTGGACGGGCACGTCCCTCCAGGCGCAGAACTGGACAGGCGAGCGTATCAAGGATCTCGCCTCCGTGGCCGGCGTGCGCGATAACCAGCTGGTGGGCTACGGCCTGGTGGTCGGTCTGGATGGCACCGGTGACCAGACCACGCAGACCCCGTTCACCGTGCAGAGCATCCGCAGCATGCTCAGTGCCCAGGGCGTGCAGGTGCCGCCGGACGTGAACTTCCAGACGGAGAATGTCGCCGCCGTCATGGTCACCGCCGACCTGCCGGCGTTCGCCCGCTCGGGCCAGGAAGTGGACGTCACCGTGGCGTCCATCGGCAATGCCGACAGCCTCCGGGGTGGCGCGCTGCTGATGACCCCCCTGCGCGGCGCCGACGGCGAGGTCTACGCCATGGCCCAGGGCAACCTCACCGTGAGCGGCTTCGGCGCCGAGGGGGCGGATGGCTCCAGTATCACCGTGAACATCCCCAGCGCCGGCCGTATTCCCAATGGCGCCACGGTGGAGCGGGAGGTCAGTTCACCGTTCAACACCGGCAACACCATCGAGCTCAATCTGAACACGGGTGATTTCACCACCGCGCGACGCGTGGCCGACGCCATCAACGAGGAACTCGGGCCGGAGACCGCGCGGGCGGAGGATGCCACACAGATCAGCGTCCAGGCACCGCAGGATCCGGACCAGCGCGTCGGTTTCATGGCCTACCTGGAAGACATCCGGGTGGAGCCGGGTGAGGCCCCCGCAAGGGTCATCGTGAATTCCCGCTCCGGCACCGTGGTGGTGGGCAGCGAGGTGCGCGTGCGCCAGGCAGCGGTCACCCACGGCAGCCTCACGGTCACCATCACGGAGGATTTCGACGTGGACCAGCCACCGCCGTTCACCGACGGTCAGCCCGTGATCACGCCGGATACAGACATCCAGGTGGAACAGGAGGACAACCCCATGTTCCTGTTCGGCCCGGGCGTGCGCCTGGAAGAGATCGTGG
- a CDS encoding flagellar basal body L-ring protein FlgH — MRSLLLAATGVLALAGCATTTPPEYEDPPALPEPVVTEAEREDNGAIYQASQGTRMFENRTALRAGDIITIQLDEQTGASKNASTSINRGSNVDMGVPELFGREATVGGNPLSAGASSDSGFDGSGNVDQGNELTGTLTAVVVDVHPSGNLVVQGRKKLTINHGDEYITLTGLVRPDDVAPDNTVSSERVANAQIAYTGTGTLAESNQMGWGQRILNSPLWPF; from the coding sequence ATGCGTTCACTGTTACTCGCTGCAACCGGCGTCCTGGCCCTGGCCGGGTGTGCCACCACGACGCCGCCGGAATACGAAGATCCGCCGGCGCTGCCGGAGCCCGTGGTCACCGAGGCGGAGCGGGAGGATAACGGTGCCATCTACCAGGCGTCCCAGGGCACCCGCATGTTCGAGAACCGTACTGCCCTGCGTGCCGGTGACATCATCACCATCCAGCTGGACGAGCAGACGGGTGCCAGCAAGAACGCCAGCACCAGCATCAACCGTGGCAGCAACGTGGACATGGGCGTCCCGGAACTCTTCGGCCGGGAGGCCACCGTTGGCGGTAATCCGCTGTCGGCCGGCGCGAGTTCGGATAGTGGCTTCGACGGCTCCGGCAATGTGGATCAGGGCAACGAGCTCACCGGCACCCTTACCGCGGTGGTGGTAGATGTGCATCCGTCGGGCAACCTGGTGGTCCAGGGGCGCAAGAAGCTCACCATCAATCACGGCGACGAATACATCACGCTGACTGGCCTAGTGCGCCCGGACGACGTGGCCCCGGATAACACGGTGTCGTCCGAACGGGTCGCCAACGCGCAGATCGCCTACACCGGCACCGGCACCCTGGCGGAGTCCAACCAGATGGGCTGGGGGCAACGCATTCTCAACAGCCCCCTGTGGCCGTTCTGA
- the flgG gene encoding flagellar basal-body rod protein FlgG, with translation MNPALWVAKTGLDAQETRMQTVSNNLANVNTTGFKQDRAVFEDLVYQNVRQAGAQNTQDAQLPTGLSLGTGVRVVATEKEHTQGNLQQTGNSLDVAIEGDGFFQVLRPDGTVGYTRDGSFQVNSDGEVVTSSGFGLEPPLNVPDNAQEVTIGRDGTVTVSVAGQADVQEIGQIQLAEFVNPAGLEPIGGNLFQETAASGAPQVGDPGLDGLGSVMQGALESSNVNIAEELVNMIETQRAFETNTKSISTSDQMLQFITQNL, from the coding sequence ATGAATCCCGCACTTTGGGTGGCGAAGACCGGTCTGGACGCGCAGGAGACGCGCATGCAGACGGTTTCCAATAACCTGGCCAACGTCAACACCACCGGTTTCAAGCAGGACCGGGCGGTGTTCGAGGATCTGGTCTACCAGAACGTGCGCCAGGCGGGCGCGCAGAACACCCAGGACGCGCAGCTGCCCACGGGGCTGTCCCTGGGCACCGGCGTGCGCGTGGTGGCCACGGAGAAGGAGCACACCCAGGGCAACCTGCAGCAGACCGGGAACTCCCTGGACGTTGCCATCGAAGGGGACGGCTTCTTCCAGGTGCTGCGGCCCGACGGCACCGTCGGCTATACCCGTGATGGGTCTTTCCAGGTCAACAGCGATGGCGAGGTGGTGACCTCCAGCGGCTTCGGTCTGGAGCCGCCGCTGAACGTTCCCGACAACGCCCAGGAGGTCACCATTGGCCGCGACGGCACCGTCACGGTGAGTGTTGCCGGGCAGGCAGACGTCCAGGAAATCGGGCAGATCCAGCTGGCCGAGTTCGTCAATCCGGCCGGTCTGGAGCCCATCGGCGGCAACCTGTTCCAGGAAACCGCAGCCAGCGGTGCGCCACAGGTGGGGGATCCGGGGCTGGACGGTCTCGGCAGCGTGATGCAGGGGGCGCTGGAGTCCTCCAACGTCAACATTGCAGAGGAACTGGTGAACATGATCGAGACCCAGCGGGCCTTCGAGACCAACACCAAGTCCATCTCCACCTCCGACCAGATGCTGCAGTTCATTACCCAGAACCTGTAG
- a CDS encoding flagellar basal body rod protein FlgF, with the protein MDNFAYLSMTGAKHALQAQQHTSHNLANANTPGFRADLDQLITHPVNGPGFDSRAYSAESSVGADFRPGPIQNTGRDMDVAMRGEGFIAVQGDNGDEAYSRRGDLRVSDVGMLENGAGQLVMGENGPVAVPPADKVEIGDDGTISIVPPGAQADELAVIDRIKLVNPPTDELQKGQDGLFRLADGDIAPADGQMRLQSGALEGSNVNSVEAMVELIDNQRQFETHVKMLTKAEENDSTSSQLLRMQG; encoded by the coding sequence ATGGACAATTTCGCGTATCTCTCCATGACGGGTGCCAAGCACGCCCTGCAGGCGCAGCAGCACACCAGTCACAACCTGGCCAATGCCAACACGCCGGGGTTCCGGGCGGATCTGGATCAGCTCATTACCCACCCGGTGAACGGTCCCGGCTTCGACAGCCGGGCCTACTCGGCGGAGTCCAGCGTTGGCGCGGACTTCCGCCCCGGCCCCATCCAGAACACCGGGCGCGACATGGATGTGGCCATGCGCGGTGAGGGGTTCATCGCCGTGCAGGGTGACAACGGCGATGAGGCTTACAGCCGGCGCGGCGACCTGCGCGTGTCGGACGTGGGCATGCTGGAAAACGGCGCCGGGCAGTTGGTCATGGGTGAGAACGGACCCGTGGCCGTGCCACCGGCGGACAAGGTGGAGATTGGTGACGACGGCACCATCAGCATCGTGCCCCCCGGAGCCCAGGCCGACGAACTGGCGGTGATCGACCGGATCAAGCTGGTGAATCCGCCCACCGACGAACTGCAGAAGGGGCAGGACGGCTTGTTCCGCCTTGCCGACGGCGACATCGCGCCGGCGGATGGTCAGATGCGCCTGCAGTCCGGGGCGCTGGAGGGCAGCAACGTGAACTCGGTGGAGGCGATGGTGGAGCTCATCGACAACCAGCGCCAGTTCGAGACCCACGTGAAGATGCTCACCAAGGCCGAAGAGAACGATTCCACGAGCAGCCAGCTCCTGCGCATGCAGGGCTGA
- the flgE gene encoding flagellar hook protein FlgE codes for MSFNISLSGLNAASSDLDVTSDNISNSATVGFKGSRAEFADVFASSQLGVASNAIGQGVRLQNVAQQFTQGQFDFTGNSLDLGVNGEGFFRMSDEEGAVSYTRNGAFQLDNEGQIVNADGLQLTGYPADDDGNIGGETGPLQVNTGNVPPRATDEIDVNANLQSSAEPPEADFDVDDPESYNFSTATTVYDTQGGSHTANFFFSKMDPDDDAIDGIDGGENTWAVNLEVGGVVDGPRYLNFGTDGSFDSVTDGDGDAADGPYQFAADDIDALAGADDLDIDVDYSSMTQFGTPSAVSELRQNGFEAGEFSSLEVEEDGTIFGRYTNGESRALGQVALARFPSEQNLTEIGDNLWVESAESGEPIIGEPGTSSLGGIQGGALEQSNVDITEQLVNMITAQRNFQANAQMISTQDQVTQEILNIR; via the coding sequence ATGTCTTTCAACATTTCGCTCTCGGGACTCAATGCCGCCTCATCCGACCTGGATGTGACCAGCGACAACATCTCCAACAGCGCCACGGTGGGTTTCAAGGGCTCCCGCGCTGAATTCGCCGACGTGTTTGCCAGCTCCCAGCTCGGCGTGGCCTCCAACGCCATTGGCCAGGGTGTGCGGCTGCAAAACGTGGCCCAGCAGTTCACCCAGGGACAGTTCGACTTCACCGGCAACAGTCTCGATCTGGGCGTCAACGGCGAAGGCTTCTTCCGCATGAGCGACGAGGAAGGCGCGGTGTCCTATACCCGCAACGGTGCCTTCCAGCTCGACAACGAGGGCCAGATCGTCAATGCCGACGGGCTGCAGCTCACCGGCTATCCGGCGGATGACGACGGCAACATTGGCGGTGAGACCGGCCCGCTGCAGGTGAATACCGGTAATGTCCCACCCCGGGCGACGGACGAAATCGACGTCAATGCCAACCTGCAGTCGTCGGCCGAGCCCCCGGAAGCGGATTTCGACGTTGATGACCCGGAGAGCTACAACTTCTCTACGGCGACCACGGTGTACGACACCCAGGGCGGTTCCCATACGGCGAACTTCTTCTTCAGCAAGATGGATCCGGACGACGACGCCATTGATGGCATCGACGGCGGCGAAAACACCTGGGCGGTCAACCTGGAGGTCGGTGGTGTCGTCGATGGTCCGCGTTACTTGAACTTCGGTACGGACGGCTCCTTCGATTCGGTCACCGATGGTGATGGCGACGCTGCTGATGGGCCCTACCAGTTCGCTGCCGACGACATCGATGCCCTGGCGGGGGCGGACGATCTGGACATCGACGTGGATTACTCGTCCATGACCCAGTTCGGTACACCCTCCGCGGTGAGCGAGCTGCGCCAGAACGGTTTCGAGGCCGGTGAATTCTCCAGCCTGGAAGTGGAAGAAGACGGCACCATCTTCGGCCGCTACACCAACGGCGAATCCCGTGCGCTTGGCCAGGTCGCCCTGGCGCGCTTCCCCAGCGAGCAGAACCTGACGGAAATCGGTGACAACCTCTGGGTGGAGAGCGCCGAATCCGGTGAGCCCATCATCGGCGAGCCGGGCACCTCCAGCCTGGGCGGAATTCAGGGCGGCGCCCTGGAACAGTCCAATGTGGATATCACCGAGCAGCTGGTGAACATGATCACGGCGCAGCGCAACTTCCAGGCGAATGCGCAGATGATCAGCACCCAGGACCAGGTGACCCAGGAGATCCTCAATATCCGCTGA
- a CDS encoding flagellar hook assembly protein FlgD — MMGLDALMGGNDSSKIEQPDDARGQTVDELGSEDFLQLMIAQFQNQDPFEPMESGEMMGQMAHFSTANGVSELQGSFERFADDMNKDQALRAASLVGRNVLVNSDTMPLGEEGLSGLAQVPRNTESLNITIQDSAGQTVHEMALGRQNEGEVPFHWDGLDDSGQQLPPGNYRVRAEIGSGESSTAVDTLASAPVNSVSLEGDGRSPKLSLEGAGEFDLDSVRHIQ; from the coding sequence ATGATGGGACTTGATGCGCTGATGGGCGGCAACGACAGCTCGAAGATCGAGCAGCCGGACGATGCCCGGGGGCAGACGGTGGACGAACTCGGCTCGGAGGATTTCCTCCAGCTGATGATCGCGCAATTCCAGAACCAGGACCCCTTCGAGCCCATGGAGAGCGGCGAGATGATGGGGCAGATGGCGCATTTCTCCACTGCCAATGGTGTCTCCGAGCTGCAGGGATCCTTCGAGCGGTTCGCTGACGACATGAACAAGGATCAGGCCTTGCGCGCCGCGTCCCTGGTGGGGCGCAACGTGCTGGTGAACAGCGACACCATGCCCCTGGGTGAGGAGGGGCTCAGCGGTCTTGCGCAGGTGCCGCGGAACACGGAAAGCCTGAACATCACCATTCAGGACAGCGCTGGGCAGACCGTCCACGAGATGGCGCTGGGGCGGCAGAACGAGGGCGAAGTGCCTTTCCACTGGGACGGCCTGGATGACAGCGGCCAGCAGCTGCCTCCGGGGAATTACCGGGTGCGTGCGGAGATCGGGAGCGGTGAGTCCAGCACGGCCGTTGACACCCTGGCTTCCGCACCGGTGAACAGCGTCAGCCTCGAAGGCGACGGGCGCAGTCCGAAGCTGAGTCTGGAAGGCGCCGGTGAGTTCGATCTCGATTCGGTTCGTCACATTCAATAA
- the flgC gene encoding flagellar basal body rod protein FlgC, with the protein MSVFKVFDVAGSAMNAQSLRLNMTASNMANAETVAGNPDEAYRAKQPVFAAAMQAVQGGNPSERAATGVAMRDVVESDAPNKPLHMPGHPEADENGYVYRSNVNTVEEMVNMISASRSYQNNVEVMNTSKELALQTLQLGQN; encoded by the coding sequence ATGTCCGTATTCAAGGTATTCGACGTTGCCGGCTCGGCCATGAACGCGCAGTCCCTGCGCCTGAACATGACCGCCAGCAACATGGCCAACGCGGAAACCGTTGCCGGCAACCCGGACGAAGCGTACCGCGCCAAGCAGCCTGTCTTTGCCGCCGCCATGCAGGCGGTGCAGGGGGGCAATCCCTCCGAGCGTGCTGCAACCGGCGTTGCCATGCGGGATGTGGTGGAGAGCGACGCGCCGAACAAGCCGCTGCACATGCCGGGGCATCCGGAAGCGGACGAGAACGGCTACGTGTACCGCTCCAACGTCAACACGGTGGAGGAGATGGTGAACATGATCTCCGCTTCCCGCTCGTACCAGAACAACGTCGAGGTCATGAATACCTCGAAGGAACTTGCGCTGCAGACCCTGCAGCTCGGCCAGAACTGA
- the flgB gene encoding flagellar basal body rod protein FlgB, producing the protein MSLSFDNAVGVHPAALKLRGERHQMLSENLANADTPNYKARDMDFASALEQARNSQGGQGGGLQMASTHANHLPGQAQGPGSADALYRVPHSPSLDGNTVETQVEQAKFAENTVQYRASLDFLGGRISSLVGAIRGE; encoded by the coding sequence ATGAGCCTTTCCTTTGACAATGCAGTGGGGGTCCATCCGGCCGCGCTCAAACTCCGGGGTGAGCGTCACCAGATGCTCTCGGAGAACCTGGCCAACGCCGATACGCCGAACTACAAGGCCAGGGACATGGATTTCGCCAGCGCCCTGGAGCAGGCCCGGAACAGCCAGGGCGGCCAGGGCGGCGGGCTGCAGATGGCCTCCACCCATGCCAACCATCTGCCCGGTCAAGCCCAGGGGCCGGGCAGTGCGGATGCGCTCTACCGCGTGCCTCACAGCCCCTCCCTGGATGGCAATACCGTGGAAACACAGGTGGAGCAGGCCAAGTTCGCGGAAAACACGGTGCAGTATCGGGCCTCGCTGGATTTCCTGGGCGGCCGCATCTCGTCCCTGGTGGGCGCCATCCGAGGGGAATAA
- a CDS encoding protein-glutamate O-methyltransferase CheR: protein MASREIVPEHYQAFRAFLEQSCGIVLGDNKQYLVSSRLGHLMEREGIKDLGELVYRVQQPGGQRLRGMVIEAMTTNETQWFRDTYPFTILQDTLLPEFVKRGQQQLRIWSAACSSGQEVYSLSIALEEYRARGARIEAEIVGTDISPAMIAQAKEAKYPASTINRGLSPERRDRYFQPSGESWVVRPEIRRRGQFMVHNLLDSYASLGRFDIIFCRNVLIYFSATSRENILNRMIQQMRPGGYLIVGASESLARHTGDLQMIRSHGGVIYRLRER from the coding sequence GTGGCCTCCCGAGAAATCGTGCCGGAGCATTACCAGGCGTTCCGTGCCTTCCTGGAGCAGTCCTGCGGGATCGTTCTGGGCGACAACAAGCAGTACCTGGTGTCCAGCCGGCTGGGGCACCTGATGGAGCGCGAGGGCATCAAGGATCTGGGCGAGCTGGTCTACCGGGTGCAACAGCCGGGTGGCCAGCGCCTTCGCGGCATGGTCATCGAGGCCATGACCACCAATGAAACCCAGTGGTTCCGGGACACCTACCCCTTCACTATTCTCCAGGACACCCTGCTGCCGGAGTTCGTCAAACGGGGGCAGCAGCAGTTGCGCATCTGGTCGGCGGCGTGCTCCTCGGGGCAGGAAGTCTATTCCTTGAGCATCGCCCTGGAGGAGTACCGGGCGCGCGGGGCGCGTATCGAGGCCGAGATCGTCGGCACCGACATCTCCCCGGCCATGATCGCCCAGGCGAAGGAAGCGAAATACCCCGCGTCCACGATCAACCGTGGGCTCAGCCCCGAACGACGCGACCGTTACTTCCAGCCCAGTGGCGAGAGCTGGGTCGTCCGGCCGGAGATCCGTCGCCGTGGCCAGTTCATGGTCCATAACCTGCTGGACAGCTATGCCAGCCTCGGGCGTTTCGACATCATCTTCTGTCGCAACGTGCTGATCTACTTCTCTGCCACATCCCGCGAGAACATTCTCAACCGCATGATCCAGCAGATGCGGCCGGGTGGCTATCTCATCGTCGGTGCCTCCGAGTCGCTGGCGCGCCATACCGGTGATTTGCAGATGATCCGCAGCCACGGTGGTGTCATCTACAGGCTACGCGAGCGATGA
- a CDS encoding chemotaxis protein: MAGIMDSVDQRTTLAGTNRMELLLFQLAGAQLFGINVFKVREVIPVPRLVQLPHADPTVAGVCYIRDRTIAILDLARAITGRPLEDRDGASVIVSEYNRSVQGFMVRAVDRIVNVNWKDIMPPPSNWSSTAYLTGVTRVDERMVQIIDVEKVMDELNRAGGLGGLPGLDDKGLNQSADAGDWHVLVVDDSSVARRQIRDTLNELGLQSTMAKDGEEALETLRDWASRPDESPWNHLLMVISDLEMPRKDGYTLATEIRRDDALKGAYILLHSSLSGTFNTDMVKQVGADEFLAKFAANELAERVQVRMEQVSA, translated from the coding sequence ATGGCGGGCATCATGGATTCCGTTGATCAACGCACGACGCTGGCGGGAACCAACCGCATGGAGCTGCTGCTGTTCCAGCTTGCCGGTGCGCAACTGTTCGGCATCAACGTCTTCAAGGTGAGGGAGGTCATTCCGGTGCCGCGGCTGGTGCAGCTGCCGCATGCCGACCCCACGGTCGCCGGGGTGTGCTACATCCGTGACCGCACCATCGCGATTCTCGATCTTGCCAGGGCGATCACGGGGCGGCCGCTGGAAGACCGCGACGGTGCATCGGTGATCGTCAGCGAGTACAACCGCAGTGTGCAGGGGTTCATGGTGCGGGCAGTGGATCGCATCGTGAACGTCAACTGGAAGGACATCATGCCGCCGCCGAGCAACTGGTCCAGTACGGCGTATCTCACCGGTGTGACCCGGGTTGATGAGCGCATGGTGCAGATCATCGACGTCGAGAAGGTCATGGACGAACTCAACCGGGCGGGCGGCCTCGGTGGGCTCCCGGGCCTGGACGACAAGGGGTTGAACCAGTCCGCCGACGCCGGCGACTGGCATGTGCTGGTGGTGGATGATTCCAGTGTCGCCCGGCGTCAGATTCGTGACACCCTGAACGAGCTGGGTCTGCAGAGCACCATGGCGAAGGACGGTGAAGAAGCACTGGAAACGCTGCGGGACTGGGCCTCACGACCCGATGAGTCTCCCTGGAACCATCTGCTGATGGTCATTTCCGATCTGGAAATGCCGCGCAAGGATGGTTATACGCTGGCGACGGAAATTCGTCGTGATGATGCTCTCAAGGGCGCTTACATCCTGTTGCACTCCTCACTGAGTGGTACGTTCAACACCGACATGGTCAAGCAGGTGGGTGCCGACGAATTTCTGGCGAAGTTTGCCGCCAACGAGCTGGCGGAGCGGGTTCAGGTGCGCATGGAGCAGGTCAGTGCCTGA
- the flgA gene encoding flagellar basal body P-ring formation chaperone FlgA: MHIRTRFTSAEIDRRRLRVIVRAITAACCVLAGLITAGPTVANERQSLDEIRDAVRAHTEANLPAEGNGSVEVGRIDSRLRLARCEEPLETFDPPGRSGSQRSTVGVRCDFPSPWTLYVSVRVEMLKEVYAAARTIPRGSRIGEEDIMRVEMDVNRMTRGYFTSAEQLLGMESQRALREGDIITASRVGAPQLVERGQTVLITAENGSTRISMNGEALQSGALGERIRVRNSSSERVVEGEIVADSRVRVSF, translated from the coding sequence ATGCACATCCGGACTCGCTTCACATCTGCAGAGATCGACCGGCGCCGGTTGCGGGTTATCGTCCGCGCCATCACGGCGGCCTGCTGCGTACTGGCCGGCCTGATCACGGCAGGCCCGACGGTTGCCAACGAGCGCCAGTCCCTGGACGAGATTCGCGACGCCGTCAGAGCCCACACCGAGGCCAATCTGCCCGCGGAGGGCAATGGCAGCGTCGAGGTGGGGCGCATTGACTCGCGACTCCGGCTGGCACGCTGCGAGGAGCCGCTGGAGACCTTTGACCCGCCCGGCCGCTCGGGGAGTCAGCGATCCACGGTGGGAGTGCGCTGCGATTTCCCCTCGCCCTGGACCCTGTATGTCTCCGTTCGGGTGGAAATGCTCAAGGAGGTCTATGCTGCCGCCCGGACCATTCCGCGGGGCAGCCGGATCGGCGAAGAGGACATCATGCGGGTGGAAATGGATGTGAACCGCATGACGCGGGGCTATTTCACCAGCGCCGAGCAGCTTCTGGGAATGGAGTCGCAGCGCGCGCTGCGCGAGGGCGATATCATCACCGCCTCCCGGGTGGGCGCGCCGCAACTGGTGGAACGCGGCCAAACCGTGCTCATTACGGCGGAGAACGGCAGCACACGCATCAGCATGAACGGCGAAGCACTGCAATCGGGGGCACTGGGCGAGCGCATTCGGGTCCGCAACTCATCCTCGGAGCGCGTTGTCGAAGGCGAAATCGTTGCGGACAGCCGCGTGCGCGTCTCGTTCTAA
- the flgM gene encoding flagellar biosynthesis anti-sigma factor FlgM — MANPIDGSGRPASNPMQDARDSRQLRETVSEPNRGDERNQDAAAGSTSTAGESERLQSLREAVDQTPEVDRGRVDALREQIANGEYPLNADSIADRFAELEGLLEG; from the coding sequence ATGGCTAATCCAATCGACGGCAGCGGACGCCCGGCCAGCAACCCGATGCAGGACGCCCGGGACAGTCGCCAGCTCCGCGAGACAGTATCCGAGCCGAACCGCGGCGACGAGCGCAACCAGGACGCGGCCGCCGGGTCCACCTCCACGGCGGGCGAATCCGAGCGACTGCAGTCGCTGCGTGAGGCCGTCGACCAGACGCCGGAAGTTGACCGCGGCCGCGTGGACGCACTGCGGGAGCAGATCGCCAACGGCGAGTACCCGCTGAATGCGGACAGTATTGCCGACCGCTTTGCGGAACTGGAAGGCCTGCTGGAGGGCTGA
- a CDS encoding flagella synthesis protein FlgN — protein MTDSSTGLTELLAEQNARLQALETLLMEEQQALVARNMETLQGLLSRKVELLGAVEAAERQRNTLVTEITSEQNPARAMEACIERLPDADKARELWTTLLQALERCGSVNEANGTVIERRRAGVQRTMELLQADSTPAAGGYGPGADSTPSNSGGREISQA, from the coding sequence GTGACCGACTCATCCACGGGGCTGACCGAACTGCTTGCCGAGCAGAACGCCCGCCTGCAGGCACTTGAAACCCTGCTGATGGAAGAACAGCAGGCGCTGGTTGCCCGTAACATGGAGACGCTCCAGGGGCTACTCAGCCGCAAGGTGGAGTTATTGGGCGCCGTGGAAGCTGCCGAACGCCAGCGCAATACGCTGGTGACGGAAATCACCAGTGAACAGAATCCTGCACGTGCCATGGAGGCCTGCATCGAACGCCTCCCCGACGCGGATAAGGCCCGGGAACTCTGGACAACCCTTCTACAGGCACTGGAGCGCTGTGGCTCAGTCAATGAAGCCAACGGCACCGTGATTGAACGCCGGCGCGCCGGTGTGCAGCGCACCATGGAACTGCTGCAGGCCGATTCCACTCCCGCTGCCGGCGGTTACGGCCCGGGGGCGGACTCAACGCCCTCAAACAGCGGCGGCCGCGAGATCAGCCAGGCCTGA